DNA sequence from the Methanobacteriaceae archaeon genome:
TTCAAGCCCTGCATCGCCACTTTTTTCCGGATGAAATTGAGTGGCGAATGTATTATCATATCCCACTACAGCAGGAACTTCGAGACCGTAATCAACAGTTGCCAATACCACATCTTCATCATCTGGCTGCACATAATACGAGTGCACGAAATACATGTAATCATCAGTTATCCCTTTAAGTAAAGGTGATTCTTGCCTGATATTGAGGTTATTCCAGCCCATATGGGGTATTTTAAGGTTCTCATTTCTTAATTCCTCCGGAAATCTGAGCACCTTTCCCGGGAAGACATCCAGTCCTTTCACACCGGGACTTTCTTCACT
Encoded proteins:
- the hisH gene encoding imidazole glycerol phosphate synthase subunit HisH; protein product: MIAIIDYGSGNLKSIRNGFQKADADVVVTREKSLLEKADALVLPGVGAFGTAMEHLRKYENIIHQHIRDDKPFLGVCLGLQVLFSESEESPGVKGLDVFPGKVLRFPEELRNENLKIPHMGWNNLNIRQESPLLKGITDDYMYFVHSYYVQPDDEDVVLATVDYGLEVPAVVGYDNTFATQFHPEKSGDAGLEILKNFLEKVI